The window AGGACATCGACCCCGAGAAGATGTTCGGCGCGCTCGAAGAGGCGATGGCCTCGGCCGCCCGCCGCTTCTACAAGGTCAAGGAGATCGTCGCGAAGATCGACCGCGAGACCGGCTCGATGTCCGCCTACACGCCGCGCCGGGTCGTCGACGTCATGCCCGAGGTCCCCGAGGAGCCCGTCGAGCCGCTCCCGGAAGGCGTCGAGCCGCCGCCGGATCCCGCCACCCTCGTCCTCCTCGACGACGCGAAGTCGATCGTCCGGGAGGGGGGCGCCGGCGGCAACGTCCGGGTCTTCCGGCCCGGAACCGACGGCGCGGAGGGCTTCGAGGTCGAGGAGCCCGAGCTCGGCGACGAGCTGCGGATCTACCGCTCGACGGAGGGGCTCGGGCGCATCGCCGCGCAGAACGCCAAGCAGGTGCTCTATCAGAAGGTCCGCGAGGCGGAACGGGAGCGCATCTACAACGAGTACATTCCGAAGGTGGGCGAGCTCATCAACGGCACCGTCAAACGGTTCGAGCGCGGCGACATCGTCGTCGACCTCGGCCGGCTCGAGGCGGCGATCCCGCGCGACCAGCAGTCGCGCGCCGAGCGCTACGGCCAGGGAGAGCGCGTGCGCGCGGTCATCGCCGACGTGCACAAGAACCCGAAGGGTCCGCAGATCGTCCTCTCCCGCACCGACCCGCGACTCTTGATCCGGCTCTTCGAGATGGAAGTCCCGGAGATCTACGACGGCACGGTCGTCATCAAGGGCGCCGTGCGGCAGCCGGGGGAGCGCGCGAAGGTCGCCGTTCTCTCCCGCGAGCGCGACGTCGACCCGGTCGGCGCCTGCGTCGGAATGCGCGGGAGCCGCGTCCAGGCGATCATGCGCGAGCTCCACGGCGAGAAGATCGATGTCATCCAGTACAGCGACGACCTGATCACGTTCGCGCAGAACGCGCTCTCCCCCGCCAAGATCACGCGGGTCTCGCCGATCCACCACGAGGACGGCCCGCTCACGCTCGACTGCGTCGTCGAGGACGAGCAGCTTTCGCTCGCGATCGGCAAGAAGGGGCAGAACGTGCGCCTCGCCTCCGCCCTGATCGGCGCGAAGATCGAGATCAAGAGCGAGGCGGAGGTCAAGGGAGAGGTCGCCGAGGCCCTCGGACGGATGCTTCGCACCTCGCAGCGGCAGCAGACCGCCGTCGGCACGGTGCCGGGGATCGACGAAGCGACGGCGGCCGCGCTCGAAGAGGCCGGCGTTTCGAACCTCGACCAGCTGCTCTCGCAGACGATCGAGTCGCTCGCCCCGGTGGGCGACATGGGTGAGGAGCGCGCGCGGGAAATCCTGGAAGCGGCTCAGGAGTTCGACAATCCGACGCCCGAAGAGCC of the Thermoanaerobaculia bacterium genome contains:
- the nusA gene encoding transcription termination factor NusA, translated to MTNDLAAVIRQVSREKDIDPEKMFGALEEAMASAARRFYKVKEIVAKIDRETGSMSAYTPRRVVDVMPEVPEEPVEPLPEGVEPPPDPATLVLLDDAKSIVREGGAGGNVRVFRPGTDGAEGFEVEEPELGDELRIYRSTEGLGRIAAQNAKQVLYQKVREAERERIYNEYIPKVGELINGTVKRFERGDIVVDLGRLEAAIPRDQQSRAERYGQGERVRAVIADVHKNPKGPQIVLSRTDPRLLIRLFEMEVPEIYDGTVVIKGAVRQPGERAKVAVLSRERDVDPVGACVGMRGSRVQAIMRELHGEKIDVIQYSDDLITFAQNALSPAKITRVSPIHHEDGPLTLDCVVEDEQLSLAIGKKGQNVRLASALIGAKIEIKSEAEVKGEVAEALGRMLRTSQRQQTAVGTVPGIDEATAAALEEAGVSNLDQLLSQTIESLAPVGDMGEERAREILEAAQEFDNPTPEEPEEEAEGAAEGSVLEEPAVEEKG